One Halostella salina genomic region harbors:
- a CDS encoding tubulin/FtsZ family protein: MQLALIAVGQAGGKIVDEFLAYEQRADADFITAATAINTARSDLQGLQYVPEDNRVLIGQSRVGGHGVGADNELGAEIAAEESTEVVAATDGVPVSHIDAFLVVAALGGGTGSGAGPVIAKELQRVYSTPVYGLGVLPATDEGGIYTLNAARSFQTFVREVDNLLVFDNDAWRQSGETLTAGYDAINEEIARRFGVLFSAGETAGDETVAESVVDASEIVNTLEASGVSAVGYASEELAPQEEGGLLSRFTGGSSSEPDPSEATNRITSLVRKATLGRLTLPCDVESAERSLTVVAGPPAQLSRKGIEEGRRWLEEETGSMEVRGGDYPTGSDSVAAAVLLSGVTEVPRIKKLQIIANETQDNIEGQRTGEEKAEEQLIGEQGEDLDPLF, encoded by the coding sequence ATGCAGTTAGCACTCATCGCAGTCGGGCAGGCGGGGGGAAAGATCGTCGACGAGTTCCTGGCCTACGAGCAGCGGGCCGACGCCGACTTCATCACGGCCGCGACGGCGATCAACACGGCCCGGTCGGACCTGCAGGGACTCCAGTACGTCCCGGAGGACAACCGCGTCCTCATCGGCCAGTCCCGTGTCGGCGGCCACGGCGTCGGCGCGGACAACGAACTCGGCGCGGAGATCGCCGCCGAGGAGTCGACCGAGGTCGTCGCGGCGACCGACGGCGTCCCGGTCAGCCACATCGACGCGTTCCTCGTCGTCGCCGCGCTCGGCGGCGGCACCGGGAGCGGCGCGGGACCGGTCATCGCCAAGGAACTCCAGCGCGTGTACTCGACGCCCGTCTACGGGCTGGGCGTCCTCCCGGCGACCGACGAGGGCGGCATCTACACGCTGAACGCCGCCCGGTCGTTTCAGACGTTCGTCCGCGAGGTCGACAACCTCCTCGTGTTCGACAACGACGCCTGGCGGCAGTCCGGCGAGACGCTGACCGCCGGCTACGACGCGATCAACGAGGAGATCGCCCGCCGCTTCGGCGTGCTGTTCTCGGCCGGCGAGACGGCCGGCGACGAGACCGTCGCCGAGAGCGTCGTCGACGCCAGCGAGATCGTCAACACCCTGGAGGCAAGCGGCGTCTCCGCCGTCGGCTACGCCTCCGAGGAACTCGCTCCCCAGGAGGAGGGCGGCCTGCTGTCGCGCTTCACCGGCGGCTCGTCGTCCGAACCGGACCCGAGCGAAGCGACGAACCGGATCACGAGCCTCGTCCGCAAGGCGACGCTCGGCCGGCTGACCCTGCCCTGCGACGTCGAGAGCGCCGAGCGATCGCTGACGGTCGTCGCCGGCCCGCCCGCCCAGCTCAGCCGCAAGGGGATCGAGGAGGGCCGCCGCTGGCTGGAGGAGGAGACCGGCTCGATGGAGGTCCGCGGCGGCGACTACCCGACCGGTTCGGACTCGGTCGCCGCGGCGGTCCTGCTCTCGGGGGTCACCGAGGTCCCGCGGATCAAGAAGCTCCAGATCATCGCCAACGAGACCCAGGACAACATCGAGGGGCAGCGCACGGGCGAGGAGAAAGCGGAGGAACAGCTGATCGGCGAGCAGGGCGAGGACCTCGACCCCCTGTTCTGA
- a CDS encoding AAA family ATPase produces the protein MEVPDANEEAQAILDTVGNAVIADREFLETVLLGVMARGHVLLEDVPGTGKTLTARSFATAFGLSFSRVQFTPDLLPADVTGTHVFNEDTGEFSFNEGPIFANIVLADEINRAPPKTQAALLEAMEEGQVTVDGDTHDLPDPFFVIATQNPVEQEGTFPLPEAQVDRFMVKTSLGYPDLDGEVELLQRRRARDTQSPSAERVLTDEAVKQLRSVPESVRVEDELLEYVAKVARATREDRRVEVGVSPRGTQRLFETARAEAVLAGREYVTPDDIKRVAEPVLAHRLVLTPDATVNDVSKRAVVESVLDEVPVPTLE, from the coding sequence ATGGAAGTCCCCGATGCGAACGAGGAAGCACAGGCGATCCTCGACACGGTCGGCAACGCCGTCATCGCCGACCGCGAGTTCCTCGAAACGGTACTGCTGGGCGTCATGGCCCGCGGCCACGTCCTCCTCGAAGACGTCCCCGGCACCGGCAAGACCCTCACCGCGCGGTCGTTCGCGACGGCCTTCGGCCTCTCGTTTAGCCGCGTGCAGTTCACGCCGGACCTCCTGCCGGCCGACGTGACCGGCACGCACGTGTTCAACGAGGACACCGGCGAGTTCTCGTTCAACGAGGGTCCGATCTTCGCCAACATCGTGCTGGCCGACGAGATCAACCGCGCGCCGCCGAAAACGCAGGCGGCGCTGCTGGAGGCGATGGAGGAGGGACAGGTCACCGTCGACGGCGACACCCACGACCTCCCCGACCCCTTCTTCGTCATCGCCACGCAGAACCCCGTCGAGCAGGAGGGGACGTTCCCGCTCCCCGAGGCGCAGGTCGACCGCTTCATGGTCAAGACCAGCCTCGGCTACCCCGACCTCGACGGCGAAGTCGAACTGCTCCAGCGGCGGCGCGCCCGGGACACGCAGAGCCCGTCGGCCGAGCGCGTGCTGACCGACGAGGCGGTCAAACAGCTTCGGTCGGTGCCCGAGTCCGTGCGCGTCGAGGACGAACTGCTGGAGTACGTCGCCAAGGTCGCCCGCGCGACCCGCGAGGACCGCCGCGTCGAGGTCGGCGTCTCGCCGCGCGGGACCCAGCGGCTGTTCGAGACGGCCCGCGCCGAGGCCGTGCTGGCCGGCCGAGAGTACGTCACGCCCGACGACATCAAGCGCGTCGCCGAGCCGGTGCTGGCCCACCGCCTCGTGCTGACGCCGGACGCGACGGTCAACGACGTGTCGAAGCGAGCGGTCGTCGAGAGCGTCCTCGACGAGGTGCCGGTGCCGACGCTGGAGTAA
- a CDS encoding DUF7519 family protein gives MTAEIDRRPPVHSGVAAVVVASLCTAVVGLFSLYATPFAALAIVTATVTTFAGWRRAAALTGVLLFLAAMVAGFLSAPDAVVVVIAGGAVVAWDLLDNAIGLGEQVGREADTSRAELAHAAGSVGVGVVVTVVSYGLYRVSGGGQPLSALVLLLLGVVALTSLLRT, from the coding sequence ATGACGGCGGAGATAGACCGGCGTCCGCCGGTTCACAGCGGGGTCGCGGCGGTCGTCGTCGCGAGCCTCTGTACGGCGGTTGTCGGGCTGTTCTCGCTGTACGCCACCCCCTTCGCCGCGCTCGCGATCGTCACCGCGACCGTGACGACGTTCGCCGGGTGGCGGCGGGCGGCGGCGCTGACCGGCGTCCTCCTGTTTCTCGCCGCGATGGTCGCCGGGTTCCTGAGCGCCCCGGACGCGGTCGTCGTGGTCATCGCCGGCGGGGCGGTCGTCGCCTGGGACCTGCTGGACAACGCCATCGGTCTCGGCGAGCAGGTCGGTCGGGAAGCGGACACGAGCCGGGCGGAACTGGCCCACGCCGCCGGTAGCGTCGGCGTCGGCGTGGTCGTCACGGTCGTGAGCTACGGGCTCTACCGGGTGTCCGGCGGCGGTCAGCCGCTGTCGGCGCTGGTCCTGCTCCTGCTCGGTGTCGTCGCGCTGACCTCGCTGCTGCGCACCTGA
- a CDS encoding DUF58 domain-containing protein has product MTAAASRAADGDATVASDDESESETTAGTETRSVETDTMPTRRWRGVSAIAFVAGGFGIVLSRPSLLLAAVVGVAYAAYARAGSAPAVSLDVTRRIADRDPDPGDEVTVSVTVTNAGSSTLPSLRIVDGVPGTLGVVDGVPRLGTALRPGESASFEYTVLASRGTHEFDHLLAIARGMSGAVERRSRIPTDDVVSCQPSFDPVSDVALRALTTRHAGRVETDEGGEGIEFHSTREYRKGDSLSRIDWNRHARTGEMATLRFRKERSATVVLLLDVREEAYVRPDDDSPHAVDRGMTAATSVFPALLDEGNRVGVAAFGPTEVWLPPGLGTDHRARAQDLFTSNDALSPEVPDEPFYFSVRLRRLRKRFPDDAQVILFSPLADDQVVRLARLLDAHGHLVTVLSPDPSSTETAGNRLFGAERAARITGLREAGIRVAELPADMSTEAALARAGKRWSQ; this is encoded by the coding sequence ATGACGGCAGCCGCGAGCCGTGCCGCCGACGGGGACGCGACCGTGGCGAGCGACGACGAGTCGGAGAGCGAGACGACAGCGGGGACGGAGACCAGGTCCGTCGAGACCGACACCATGCCGACACGTCGCTGGCGTGGCGTCAGCGCAATCGCCTTCGTTGCCGGCGGTTTCGGGATCGTCCTCTCACGCCCGTCGCTGTTGCTCGCCGCCGTCGTCGGCGTCGCTTACGCAGCCTACGCCAGGGCCGGCAGCGCGCCGGCGGTGTCGCTCGACGTGACGCGACGGATCGCCGACCGCGACCCGGACCCCGGCGACGAGGTGACCGTCTCGGTGACCGTCACGAACGCCGGGTCGTCGACGCTCCCAAGCCTCCGGATCGTGGACGGCGTTCCGGGGACGCTCGGGGTCGTCGACGGCGTGCCCCGGCTGGGGACGGCCCTGCGCCCCGGGGAGTCGGCGTCGTTCGAGTACACCGTCCTCGCGAGCCGCGGCACCCACGAGTTCGACCACCTCCTGGCCATCGCGCGGGGAATGAGCGGGGCGGTCGAGCGACGGAGCCGGATCCCGACCGACGACGTGGTCTCGTGTCAGCCGTCGTTCGACCCGGTGTCGGACGTCGCGCTCCGCGCGCTGACGACGCGCCACGCCGGCCGGGTCGAAACCGACGAGGGCGGCGAGGGGATCGAGTTCCACTCCACCCGGGAGTACCGGAAAGGCGACTCGCTCTCGCGGATCGACTGGAACCGCCACGCCCGCACCGGCGAGATGGCGACGCTCCGGTTCCGCAAGGAGCGGTCGGCGACGGTCGTCCTCCTGCTCGACGTGCGTGAGGAGGCGTACGTCCGCCCGGACGACGACAGCCCCCACGCTGTGGACCGTGGGATGACGGCCGCGACATCCGTGTTCCCGGCGCTGCTCGACGAGGGGAACCGCGTCGGCGTCGCCGCCTTCGGCCCGACGGAGGTGTGGCTCCCGCCGGGGCTGGGCACCGACCACCGTGCGAGGGCACAGGACCTGTTCACCTCGAACGACGCGCTCTCGCCCGAGGTGCCCGACGAGCCGTTCTACTTCTCGGTCCGGTTGCGACGGCTCCGCAAGCGCTTCCCCGACGACGCGCAGGTGATCCTGTTCTCGCCGCTCGCCGACGACCAGGTGGTCCGGCTGGCTCGCCTGCTCGACGCCCACGGCCACCTCGTCACGGTCCTCAGCCCCGACCCGTCGTCGACGGAGACGGCGGGCAACCGGCTGTTTGGAGCCGAGCGCGCCGCCCGGATCACCGGCCTCCGGGAGGCCGGCATCAGAGTGGCCGAACTGCCCGCTGATATGAGCACCGAGGCGGCGCTCGCCCGCGCCGGGAAACGGTGGTCACAATGA
- a CDS encoding DUF7269 family protein: MSRLRQIVGAVGILAAVAGFLAMFVPAVAAGIDATQSLVTVIGILALLQGYRVVRARRRTSVREFETPDPETQQPLPTPGDDFDEAITARRGKHWAARRHRVATRLEEAAIDAITYAEDCSEAAAHDALEAGTWTDDPVAAALFSDGDPESATVWSKIRDTLSMEPAFDRRARRAAHAIADLQGVDAE; the protein is encoded by the coding sequence ATGAGCCGCCTCCGCCAGATCGTGGGGGCGGTCGGGATACTCGCGGCCGTCGCCGGCTTCCTCGCGATGTTCGTCCCGGCGGTCGCGGCGGGGATCGACGCGACCCAGAGCCTGGTGACAGTCATCGGGATCCTGGCGCTGTTGCAGGGGTACCGCGTCGTGAGGGCCCGCCGGCGAACGTCGGTTCGGGAGTTCGAGACGCCGGACCCGGAGACACAACAGCCACTGCCGACGCCGGGCGACGACTTCGACGAGGCGATAACCGCCCGGCGGGGCAAACACTGGGCCGCCCGGAGACACCGGGTCGCGACCCGGCTGGAGGAGGCGGCCATCGACGCGATCACCTACGCCGAGGACTGTTCGGAGGCGGCCGCACACGATGCGCTCGAAGCGGGAACGTGGACCGACGACCCGGTCGCCGCCGCGCTGTTCTCCGACGGGGACCCGGAGAGTGCAACGGTGTGGTCGAAGATCAGGGATACGCTCTCCATGGAACCGGCGTTCGACAGACGCGCCCGGCGGGCCGCACACGCGATCGCCGACCTCCAGGGGGTGGACGCGGAATGA
- a CDS encoding DUF4129 domain-containing protein, translating to MDRDALRPVLIGIVCVLAITLAASTLTSPVDTGGGGGGINPMPTDNPSQGGGLGDESQQPNTTGGVPIPPCIQLFSGPGPYLALAAILAAIAVFFYTRYGGLTAFGMTFAAGLPLLILVLLLTAGCGIDFQGGNATPMNITSGSGPGEGNGSSGPLGSGGGSMTDPTLPTALVMLVLGVAAVAVVGLYLYSDTGDDEEDPDDEAETPAEQRQAIGRAAGRAADRIEDDVDVENEVYRAWREMTEHLDVDRPESSTPSEFADAAVDAGMSEGEVGELTRLFEEVRYGGATPTEDRERRAVAALRRIEDEYADADDADGGAP from the coding sequence GTGGATAGAGATGCCCTCCGCCCTGTCCTGATCGGCATCGTCTGCGTGCTCGCCATCACGCTGGCGGCGTCCACGCTCACCTCTCCCGTCGACACCGGCGGGGGAGGTGGCGGTATCAATCCGATGCCGACCGATAACCCCTCCCAGGGAGGCGGCCTCGGTGACGAAAGCCAGCAGCCCAACACCACTGGCGGGGTACCGATCCCTCCCTGTATTCAGCTCTTCTCGGGCCCGGGACCGTATCTGGCTTTGGCCGCGATCCTGGCCGCCATCGCCGTGTTCTTCTACACCCGATACGGCGGGCTGACCGCGTTCGGGATGACGTTCGCGGCCGGGCTTCCGCTACTGATACTCGTGCTCCTGCTCACGGCCGGCTGTGGGATCGATTTTCAGGGAGGGAACGCCACCCCGATGAACATCACGTCGGGGTCGGGGCCAGGTGAGGGGAACGGGTCGAGTGGGCCGCTGGGTAGCGGCGGCGGCAGCATGACCGACCCGACCTTGCCGACCGCCCTCGTCATGCTCGTGCTCGGCGTCGCGGCGGTCGCCGTCGTCGGCCTGTACCTGTACAGCGATACGGGGGACGACGAGGAGGATCCGGACGACGAGGCCGAGACGCCGGCCGAGCAGCGGCAGGCGATCGGCCGGGCCGCCGGCCGGGCGGCCGACCGGATCGAGGACGACGTCGACGTGGAAAACGAGGTGTACCGCGCCTGGCGCGAGATGACCGAGCATCTGGACGTCGACCGGCCCGAGTCGAGCACGCCGTCGGAGTTCGCCGACGCGGCCGTCGACGCCGGGATGTCAGAGGGCGAGGTCGGCGAACTGACGCGGCTGTTCGAGGAGGTCCGGTACGGCGGCGCGACACCGACCGAGGACCGCGAGCGACGGGCCGTCGCCGCGCTCAGGCGGATCGAGGACGAGTACGCGGACGCTGACGACGCCGACGGAGGTGCGCCATGA
- a CDS encoding type II/IV secretion system ATPase subunit → MSDSPTLELATEAERTRDGAGGAVPPPLPPDDPEAWYAPDVQAQYELRPDVVATVREADDAFAYDVREPRLSAADWHAVRSVVDHFESATLRRPLTREGTAERMREGFAPKYRRAIDRLTDGTAAARRRVGYVALRDVRCLGDLTPLALDDDIEVADTAGDRLVVHTADYAPAETDLPADPEFIERFVSERVDTYTVPFRGFEIPVVLYREHLLGNDAFTTKYAVVEPDLLPGDEALVEECKERVWEANVGEVIDGAPAGDGDAREAFIRNRASKYLSRQLTARNTRAWLDAATYRTKAALAEYGVGVPPVDDRYAEDRLSDLVYYVLRDFVGQGKLTVPVRDPNLEDIEANRVGERVKVVPRSGVDDGSRVPTNLVFEDEREFVNVVTQLAAADGTELNASNPSAKVNLRPAGVDDDVTIRCAVALPVISEDGPHVSIRKQAPDAMTPVDLVERDSLPTELVALLWMLYEHHCVVLFSGPTGVGKTTLMNAHMPFIPFEDRPISIDEGSREVRLPHETGVSLTTRDHEDEFKQVSMADLMTECNYLNPDVEVIAEINTPESFETFAETLNTGHGVIGTTHAEDVEKLVNRVVEQGLPPYLLTEIDLVVFPKHVGGERYAGQVVEFLSEEAFERLDGGEGRGTIAKGDTTVCWNTVAERESDGSFSVDYAHPDMPGTDATAKHNGVRVFHRLAARTDRPVEAVEAEFHRKHGYVQYLVDEGVRDFDALFDFLADLESNEAATVERATSERGPVGGEG, encoded by the coding sequence GTGTCCGACTCACCCACGCTCGAACTGGCGACGGAGGCCGAACGGACCCGCGACGGGGCCGGCGGCGCGGTGCCGCCGCCGCTCCCGCCGGACGACCCGGAAGCGTGGTACGCACCCGACGTGCAGGCCCAGTACGAACTCCGCCCGGACGTGGTTGCGACGGTCCGGGAGGCGGACGACGCGTTCGCGTACGACGTGCGCGAACCGCGCCTCTCGGCCGCGGACTGGCACGCCGTCCGGTCGGTCGTCGACCACTTCGAGAGCGCCACGCTCCGCCGGCCGCTCACCCGGGAGGGAACCGCCGAGCGCATGCGGGAGGGGTTCGCGCCGAAGTACCGGCGCGCCATCGACCGGCTGACCGACGGCACCGCGGCCGCCCGCCGCCGGGTCGGGTACGTCGCCCTCCGGGACGTGCGCTGTCTCGGCGACCTGACGCCGCTGGCGCTCGACGACGACATCGAGGTGGCCGACACCGCAGGCGACCGACTGGTCGTCCACACGGCCGACTACGCGCCGGCCGAGACCGACCTACCCGCGGACCCCGAGTTCATCGAGCGCTTCGTCAGCGAGCGCGTCGACACGTACACCGTCCCGTTCCGAGGGTTCGAGATACCCGTCGTCCTCTACCGCGAGCACCTGCTCGGCAACGACGCGTTCACGACGAAGTACGCCGTCGTCGAACCGGACCTCCTGCCGGGCGACGAGGCGCTGGTCGAGGAGTGCAAGGAGCGCGTCTGGGAGGCGAACGTCGGCGAAGTGATCGACGGTGCCCCGGCGGGGGACGGGGATGCCCGCGAGGCGTTCATCCGTAACCGGGCGTCGAAGTACCTCTCGCGGCAGCTCACGGCCCGGAACACCCGGGCGTGGCTCGACGCCGCCACGTACCGCACGAAGGCGGCCCTCGCGGAGTACGGCGTCGGCGTCCCGCCGGTCGACGACCGCTACGCCGAAGACCGGCTGTCGGACCTGGTGTACTACGTCCTGCGGGACTTCGTGGGGCAGGGCAAGCTGACGGTGCCCGTCCGCGACCCCAACCTGGAGGACATCGAGGCCAACCGCGTCGGCGAGCGCGTCAAGGTGGTTCCGCGCAGCGGCGTCGACGACGGGAGCCGGGTCCCGACGAACCTCGTCTTCGAGGACGAGCGGGAGTTCGTCAACGTCGTCACGCAGCTGGCGGCCGCGGACGGCACCGAACTCAACGCCAGCAACCCCAGCGCGAAGGTGAACCTGCGCCCCGCCGGCGTCGACGACGACGTGACGATCCGATGTGCCGTCGCGCTGCCGGTGATCAGCGAGGACGGCCCGCACGTCTCGATCCGCAAGCAAGCGCCCGACGCGATGACGCCGGTCGACCTCGTGGAGCGCGATAGCCTCCCGACGGAACTGGTGGCGCTGCTGTGGATGCTGTACGAGCACCACTGCGTCGTGCTGTTCTCCGGTCCGACGGGCGTCGGCAAGACGACGCTGATGAACGCGCACATGCCGTTCATTCCCTTCGAGGACCGCCCGATCAGCATCGACGAGGGGTCCCGGGAGGTTCGCCTCCCCCACGAGACCGGCGTCTCGCTGACGACGCGTGACCACGAGGACGAGTTCAAGCAGGTGTCGATGGCCGACCTGATGACCGAGTGCAACTACCTCAACCCCGACGTGGAGGTGATCGCGGAGATCAACACGCCCGAGAGCTTCGAGACGTTCGCGGAGACGCTGAACACCGGCCACGGGGTCATCGGGACGACCCACGCCGAGGACGTGGAAAAGCTGGTCAACCGCGTCGTCGAGCAGGGGCTGCCGCCGTACCTGCTGACCGAGATCGACCTCGTCGTGTTCCCGAAACACGTCGGGGGCGAGCGCTACGCCGGGCAGGTCGTCGAGTTCCTGAGCGAGGAGGCGTTCGAGCGCCTCGACGGCGGCGAGGGCCGCGGGACGATAGCGAAGGGCGACACGACGGTCTGCTGGAACACGGTCGCCGAGCGCGAGAGCGACGGGTCGTTCAGCGTCGACTACGCCCACCCGGATATGCCCGGGACCGACGCGACGGCGAAACACAACGGCGTCCGCGTGTTCCACCGGCTGGCGGCCCGGACCGACCGACCGGTCGAGGCCGTCGAGGCGGAGTTCCACCGCAAACACGGCTACGTCCAGTACCTCGTCGACGAGGGCGTCCGCGACTTCGACGCCCTCTTCGACTTCCTCGCGGACCTGGAGTCCAACGAGGCGGCGACCGTCGAACGGGCGACGAGCGAGCGCGGCCCCGTCGGTGGCGAGGGATGA
- a CDS encoding type II secretion system F family protein: protein MTGTEPSARTDVSLRGAARPTAAVDRLLYALFSRHADGARHAGDRKQYRGTDMRVSFGVYVARVYGLSWFVFLVLAALGFAGLLAVPVGTMSTAVAFVHDGVPVLNRVAVGPVPRVALAAAGGVFVGGVGKRATVALGGRYLGWLARSRRSNIGRTLPGAVRYLHALSTGSDSPRAMLRKVADNRSAYGDTAVACRKALNKAALTGSLSEGLRIVARDTPSRDTLAPFLLKFREHADQGAEELTSYLRLESRMLSHRQQRAREQAEGFLELLAELFIVLLVLPSLLVIVLTVMSVLSPELSDPVQTPVGETTVRGLLVYVSAGFVLATGAIAAWLVGALRPPGQSLPGYRRPEGVLATLRSASTNPASATVVLGPVALAVAGLLRTVSYDPVNVALLGYAAFAVPVGLVAVRRARIDDAKDREIKDFVHAVSSHVSLGRPFSEAVAVVARDVDLGALDEDVADLAFNANLTTYEGDLRTAALDRFVDRVGTPLAEQTMGLVTGALEAGSDAEDVFDTLQTEVGRLYHEKKALRNAMLVYVAVGWTTALLIVGIVVAVDGYVIDGFAQLSSVSGVSTFDPDAIQPARERRRFYVVTQATMLASGWFAGMASRGRYDALLHSGLLVLVAYFVFAGVGMT, encoded by the coding sequence ATGACCGGGACGGAGCCCTCCGCACGGACGGACGTGTCGCTCCGGGGCGCGGCGCGGCCCACCGCGGCGGTCGACCGCCTGCTGTACGCCCTGTTCTCCAGACACGCCGACGGGGCGCGCCACGCTGGTGACCGCAAGCAGTACCGCGGGACGGACATGCGGGTGAGCTTCGGCGTGTACGTCGCCCGGGTGTACGGGCTCTCGTGGTTCGTGTTCCTCGTGCTCGCAGCCCTCGGCTTCGCCGGCCTGCTTGCAGTCCCGGTCGGGACGATGTCGACGGCCGTCGCCTTCGTTCACGACGGCGTCCCGGTGCTGAATCGGGTCGCGGTCGGGCCGGTGCCCCGCGTCGCCCTCGCCGCGGCCGGCGGCGTGTTCGTCGGCGGGGTCGGGAAACGCGCCACGGTCGCGCTCGGCGGCCGGTATCTCGGCTGGCTCGCCCGCTCCCGGCGGTCGAACATCGGCCGGACCCTCCCCGGCGCGGTCCGGTACCTCCACGCCCTCTCGACCGGGAGCGACAGCCCGCGGGCGATGCTCCGAAAGGTGGCGGACAACCGGAGCGCGTACGGCGACACGGCCGTCGCGTGCCGGAAGGCGCTGAACAAGGCGGCGCTCACCGGGAGCCTGAGCGAGGGGCTCCGGATCGTCGCCCGCGACACGCCCTCGCGGGACACGCTGGCCCCGTTCCTGCTGAAGTTCCGCGAACACGCCGACCAGGGGGCCGAGGAGCTGACCTCCTACCTGCGGCTGGAGAGCCGGATGCTCTCCCACCGCCAGCAGCGCGCCCGCGAGCAGGCCGAGGGGTTTCTGGAACTGCTCGCTGAGCTGTTCATCGTCCTGCTCGTCCTCCCGTCGCTGCTCGTCATCGTCCTCACCGTGATGAGCGTCCTCTCCCCCGAACTGAGCGACCCCGTGCAGACGCCGGTCGGGGAGACGACCGTCCGCGGGCTGCTGGTGTACGTGAGCGCGGGGTTCGTCCTCGCCACCGGCGCGATCGCAGCCTGGCTGGTGGGCGCGCTCAGGCCGCCCGGCCAGTCGCTCCCGGGGTATCGCCGTCCCGAGGGCGTGCTGGCGACGCTGCGCTCCGCATCGACCAACCCCGCGAGCGCGACGGTCGTTCTGGGACCGGTCGCGCTCGCCGTCGCCGGACTGCTCCGGACCGTGTCGTACGACCCGGTCAACGTCGCGCTGCTTGGTTACGCCGCGTTCGCGGTCCCGGTCGGGCTGGTCGCCGTGCGCCGGGCCCGGATCGACGACGCGAAGGACAGGGAGATCAAGGACTTCGTCCACGCGGTGTCGAGCCACGTCAGCCTCGGACGCCCGTTCTCGGAGGCCGTCGCGGTCGTCGCCCGGGACGTGGACCTCGGGGCGCTCGACGAGGACGTGGCCGACCTGGCGTTCAACGCCAACCTCACCACGTACGAGGGCGACCTCCGGACGGCGGCGCTGGACCGGTTCGTCGACCGCGTCGGGACGCCGCTGGCCGAGCAGACGATGGGGCTCGTCACCGGCGCGCTGGAGGCCGGCAGCGACGCGGAGGACGTGTTCGACACGCTCCAGACCGAGGTCGGGCGGCTCTACCACGAGAAGAAGGCGCTCCGGAACGCGATGCTCGTCTACGTCGCGGTCGGCTGGACGACGGCGCTGCTCATCGTCGGCATCGTCGTCGCGGTCGACGGCTACGTCATCGACGGGTTCGCACAGCTCTCGTCGGTGTCCGGCGTCTCGACGTTCGACCCGGACGCCATCCAGCCGGCCCGTGAGCGCCGCCGCTTCTACGTCGTCACGCAGGCGACGATGCTGGCCAGCGGCTGGTTCGCCGGCATGGCAAGTCGCGGCCGCTACGACGCTCTGCTGCACTCCGGCCTGCTCGTGCTGGTCGCGTACTTCGTGTTCGCGGGGGTGGGGATGACGTGA